The following is a genomic window from Anaerolineae bacterium.
TGGCCCTCATGGTCAAGCATAAGATAGCCGGCCTGACTCCCTTCGTCCTCTTCAGAGTCGATCCCCGCGAGAGATCGCTCTGCCACGGGTAGGTACCGCGACTCCTGCGCAGACCGGCGGACCGTGTAGTACTCCTGCCCGCAGAGGCGGCAGAACACCAGGGGATACAGTAGCCTCTCGCCGACACCGGGGGCGTAGATCTGTTCCTCCAGGGTTAGGTCGCGCCTGTCCGGCGGCTCCAGTGTAGCAAAGACCGAACCGCCCTGAGATATGAACTGATGCAGCTTGAAGGGAAAGACTGGCTCACCCTCCGGGGTACGTGTCTCAGAGGCGCGTAGAAGCATCTCGCGAACGCGCTCGATGCAGGTGGACTCGTCCATGCCAGTGAGGTCAGCTAGCTGGCGGGCGCCCTCCCGCAGGGACAGCGGCTTCCTTGGGCGCAGATGGCCGTCCTCCTCCTCTTCCACCCCGAAGGTGTCCTCAATCCAGGCGGCAAGGGGGTTGCTGGCGAAAGCCTCCCAGGCTGCCTCGGGCGGCGGCGACTCAAGCGCCTGACGCAGCTCGCCCGCCGATGGCGTGCCTGAGTGAGCTATCACTCGGCGCAGTGTCTCTTCGACCACATTCTGCTCCAGCACTGGCACGCCAAACAGCCGGGTGGCGAAGCGGGCAATGGCGCAGCGACGTTCCCGTCGGGTGCCACCGCTGGCCATGGTGGCGCTAGTGCCGATGCACACCAGACCGGGGTTGCCGCACCGCTCTCTAAGACGGCGCACGAGCAAAGCGATGTCGGCGCCCTGGCGACCGCGGTAGGTGTGCAGCTCGTCTAGGACAAGGAACTGCAGCGCCGTGCGAGTCCTGTCTACGAATCCATGCTCGTGAGGGCGAACCAGCATTAGCTCGAGCATGACGTAGTTGGTGAGCAGGATATGAGGAGGATGCTGTCGCAGGTTGGCTTTGACCTCTGCCGTCTCCTGGCCCGTGTACTTGGCAAACCGCACCGGAAGCTCGCGGCCGGTGCGGCCCCGGTACGCCTCAGCCAGCCCTCTGAGGGATTCCTCCTGGGAGTTCACTAGGGCGTTCATGGGATAGACCACGATGGCATGAACCATCGGTCGGGTGGCGTCGCTGCGGAGAACGGCATCGAAGATGGGGATGAAGTAGGTTAGGGACTTTCCGGAGCCGGTGCCGCTGGTCACCACTGTGTGCTGCTTCTGCAGTACCCTCTCTACCGCAAGTTGTTGATGCTGATACAGCGCTATCGGCCGCCCATCCTCTCTAGCGAACACCTGGCCACAGAGCGGGTGCAGCACGCCGGCCCCAGCCAGCTCAGCCACCGTATCGCCCTTGGCGTAAGCTGGGTTCAGCTGAATCAGGGCATCGGGCCAGAGCGAGGGCTGTTCGAGCAATCGAGCCTCGACGAATGCGCGCACTCTGCTGTCGGCGATGGGAAGGAAGCTGCGGACGTAGTCGCTATACTCGTCGATGATGAAGCCACGCATCTCGAAGATGTTCATTGCTCCCCCGGGCAACGAATTGATGCAGGGTACCAATAGCCAGCCTGTGCAGGAAAGGCACCACCGTGTTCGCCAAAGTGAAAGAGGCCCCGCCAGGCATGCGGCCGAGTAGGGCCCGCAGGTATCATCGCTCTGCGCCAGAACCCCACATCCCCTGGCGTCATGCTCCCAATCGCCTATGTGGCTGCAGGAACGTTTGCAGGTGGGAGTATTGTAGTAAGTGGCGCCGAGGCATCAAGAACGAACAGCGTTTTCCCAACCTGCTGGGCTTCGCAGCATGGTGCACTGGGCGCTGGACTGCTAGCTAACTTGGGCCAGTTCACAGGCTGCCTGGTAAGGCCACGTGCGGGATTCCCTCCGCCTTGCGCCGTGGCGGTGCGGGCATGACCATGCGCTGTGCTGGGCTAAGGGTACCAGGGCACTCCCTTGCTCCGTACACCTAGCACATTGCTGCTTCATGATAGTGAATGCCCGTAGTCTGGCTACAGCGCACACCTGAGCTGCGGGGCAGTCGGGGCCGCGAGGCATGCCGCCAAGGGGCAAGACCGAGATCAGGGATGCCGAGCGGATCGCTGGGCTCCCCATTACGGCCTTCTGCCGGCGAGGCCCACGCCTCCCCAAGGACAGCGCCAGCTTCGGGAGCTCGCCCGCTATCGCGCCGCCTTTGCACGTGATCAGGCTACCCTGCTCAACCGGATGCAGCAGGAGTTGCAGATCGCCAACACAAGCTGCCTGAGGTGGGAGGCAGTGAGGCTGGCGGTCAGTGATGCCCAGTCCGCCTCCAGCAGGCCGCTTGATGAGGTCCCTGTGGGAGCGGGCTGGCAGCGCTGCCGAGTGCACTTCATGAGGAATCTCCTGGCTCGGGTGCCCAAGAGCGCCCAGGCAATGGTAGCAGCCACAGTCAGGTCCATCTTCCGGCGGCAGAGTCGAGAGCAGGCCCAGGCGCAGTTGGCCCAGGTGTGTGCCCTTCTGCGGCCTCGCTTCCCCAAAGCAGTGGAGCTGCTAGAAGAGGGGGAGGAGGAGATCCTCGCCTTCTACGACTTCCCTGCTGAGCACTGGCGTCAGATCTACTCCACCAATCCCCTGGAGCGGCTCAACAGAGGACTCAAGCGCCGCGGCGCCGTGGTGGGCATCTTCCCTAACAGGCAATCTGTCATCCGACTGTTGGGAGCCTTACTGGCAGAGCAAAACGACGAGTGGCTGGTGGAGCGCCGCTACTTCAGTGAGGCGTCCATGAGAAAGATCGCACAGCCAGCCGCCAGATCCGATCCGGCTCTGGTGGCGGCTCGCGAATGCACCCAACCAACCTCTGAGGCACCGGCCCCCTTCTACCACTGGACGGGACCAAGCCTGCCTGACACTGTGACTCACAGCCGCGCAGGCGAATGTCCCTCGCACTCACTGCGCCCTTGACGGCTTCTGCACCCGCCTCCTATCATGTCCTACTAGTAGCCACCCTGTCCGGAGAGCCAGATGCCGTCTCTGGGAACCTTTGCCTTCGTCCTGCACACCCATCTGCCCTACAGCCGCCATGCCGGACGTTGGCCCCATGGAGAGGAGTGGCTATACGAGGCCGCCTGCGAGAGCTACATACCCCTGCTGGAGATGCTGCTTAGCCTACCCCACGACCTGACCACCAACCTGACGCTGTCCCTCACGCCGGTGTTGCTGGAACAGCTCGCATCCAGCCAAGTGGTGGAGGGCCTGGACGCGTATGTGAACGATCGGACGCGCCGAGCCTCCGACGACGTGGCTCGCTTCGAGGCCGCGGGAGAGGCCCAACTGGCCGCCCTGGCCACCTACTACAGGGACTGGTACACCGATCGCCGTGCCGCCCTTCGTGACCTCCTGAGCCACGACCTGGTGGCTTCCTATCGCACCCTCTCCCAGCAGGGGCGACTGGAAGTGATCTCCTCCGGCGCCACCCACGCCTACTTGCCCCTGCTTTCCCGCGACTCGTCCGTCTACGCTCAAATCCGCACCGGGCTGGAGGCCCATCGGCGGAACCTGGGGACAGCTGCCGAGGGCTTCTGGCTGCCCGAGTGTGCCTATCGTCCTGCGCAGACGAGCGACGGCGTTCGGCGCCCGGGCATAGAGGAGTTTCTGGCTGCCCAGGGTATTGGCTTCTTCTTCGCGGAAGCCCACGCCATCGAAGGAGGTACACCTGCCGCCAACGGGCAGGAGCTACCCTTGCCCTACCTGCGGGCGGACCGCATCAGCCACGCACTCTTGACGGGCTCCGCTCCCACCACCGGATACACCACCGCCCGCCCCTACCTAGTCGGCAGCAGCGACGTGGCCGTCATTGGACGCAATCGCCGCCTCAGCATGCAGGTGTGGTCGGCGGATCTGGGCTACCCCGGGGACCCCGCCTATCGAGAGTTCCACAAGAAGGACCCTGTTTCCGGCCTTCAGTACTGGGCCGTCAGCGGCCGGGGCGTGGACCTAGGGCAGAAGCGCCTCTACGATCCACCGGCGGCCCGGGCCCGGGTGGCCGCACACGCCCGGCACTTCGCCGACCAGGTGGTCTCTGAGCTATCCCGCCAGGCTGAGACCCTGGGAGATCGGGCCCTGGTTGTCGCTGCCTTCGACACCGAGCTCTTCGGCCACTGGTGGTTCGAAGGCG
Proteins encoded in this region:
- a CDS encoding DEAD/DEAH box helicase; this encodes MNIFEMRGFIIDEYSDYVRSFLPIADSRVRAFVEARLLEQPSLWPDALIQLNPAYAKGDTVAELAGAGVLHPLCGQVFAREDGRPIALYQHQQLAVERVLQKQHTVVTSGTGSGKSLTYFIPIFDAVLRSDATRPMVHAIVVYPMNALVNSQEESLRGLAEAYRGRTGRELPVRFAKYTGQETAEVKANLRQHPPHILLTNYVMLELMLVRPHEHGFVDRTRTALQFLVLDELHTYRGRQGADIALLVRRLRERCGNPGLVCIGTSATMASGGTRRERRCAIARFATRLFGVPVLEQNVVEETLRRVIAHSGTPSAGELRQALESPPPEAAWEAFASNPLAAWIEDTFGVEEEEDGHLRPRKPLSLREGARQLADLTGMDESTCIERVREMLLRASETRTPEGEPVFPFKLHQFISQGGSVFATLEPPDRRDLTLEEQIYAPGVGERLLYPLVFCRLCGQEYYTVRRSAQESRYLPVAERSLAGIDSEEDEGSQAGYLMLDHEG
- a CDS encoding DUF1957 domain-containing protein — its product is MPSLGTFAFVLHTHLPYSRHAGRWPHGEEWLYEAACESYIPLLEMLLSLPHDLTTNLTLSLTPVLLEQLASSQVVEGLDAYVNDRTRRASDDVARFEAAGEAQLAALATYYRDWYTDRRAALRDLLSHDLVASYRTLSQQGRLEVISSGATHAYLPLLSRDSSVYAQIRTGLEAHRRNLGTAAEGFWLPECAYRPAQTSDGVRRPGIEEFLAAQGIGFFFAEAHAIEGGTPAANGQELPLPYLRADRISHALLTGSAPTTGYTTARPYLVGSSDVAVIGRNRRLSMQVWSADLGYPGDPAYREFHKKDPVSGLQYWAVSGRGVDLGQKRLYDPPAARARVAAHARHFADQVVSELSRQAETLGDRALVVAAFDTELFGHWWFEGVQWLGVVLHLLGRDNRVTICPIAEHLRQHPPDAAIQLSPSSWGAGGDDRTWNNDLTAHLWSILHRCEREGEELAAEIAPSRRRFVAQAERELLLAQSSDWPFLISTGQAAEYARQRFDSHVERFRLLSRLARAGSLNLADWGFLRAIEARDELFAFLDPDWLTERQGRAD